Proteins from one Niallia circulans genomic window:
- the remA gene encoding extracellular matrix/biofilm regulator RemA — MSIKLINIGFGNIVSANRIISIVSPESAPIKRIIQDARDRGSLIDATYGRRTRAVIVMDSDHVILSAVQPETVAHRLNDRDEILDEG; from the coding sequence ATGTCCATCAAGCTAATTAATATTGGTTTCGGTAATATTGTTTCTGCAAACCGGATCATTTCGATTGTCAGTCCTGAATCAGCTCCAATTAAACGCATTATTCAAGATGCTAGAGATCGAGGCTCACTTATTGATGCAACTTATGGTCGGAGAACAAGGGCTGTAATTGTAATGGATAGCGATCATGTTATCCTTTCAGCTGTTCAGCCTGAAACGGTTGCACATCGATTAAATGACCGTGATGAAATTTTGGATGAAGGGTAG
- the gmk gene encoding guanylate kinase, whose amino-acid sequence MVDKGLLIVLSGPSGVGKGTVRKEIFSQENTSFEYSISMTTRLPRTGEVDGTDYFFKSREEFEGLIEQGKLLEYAEFVGNYYGTPVDYVRETTNNGKDVFLEIEVEGARQVREKFPDGLFIFLSPPSLSELKNRIVTRGTETEEIINNRMNVAREEIEMMHLYDYVVENDTVENACEKIKAIIVAEHCRRERVEPKYKKMLEAN is encoded by the coding sequence TTGGTAGATAAAGGACTTTTAATTGTTTTGTCAGGGCCTTCTGGTGTAGGTAAAGGAACGGTCCGCAAGGAGATATTTTCTCAAGAGAATACTTCTTTTGAATACTCTATTTCCATGACAACAAGGCTTCCCCGTACTGGTGAAGTAGATGGAACTGATTATTTCTTCAAGTCTAGAGAAGAATTTGAAGGATTAATCGAGCAGGGGAAACTGCTGGAGTACGCAGAATTCGTTGGCAACTATTATGGTACGCCAGTCGATTATGTGAGAGAGACTACAAATAATGGAAAAGATGTTTTCTTAGAAATTGAAGTGGAAGGCGCTAGGCAAGTAAGGGAAAAATTCCCTGATGGCCTGTTTATTTTCTTAAGCCCGCCAAGCTTGTCTGAGTTGAAGAACCGCATTGTGACAAGAGGCACAGAAACGGAAGAAATCATTAATAACCGTATGAATGTGGCAAGAGAAGAAATAGAAATGATGCATTTATATGACTATGTTGTCGAAAACGATACGGTTGAAAATGCATGCGAAAAAATCAAAGCTATCATTGTTGCAGAGCATTGCAGAAGAGAAAGAGTAGAGCCAAAATACAAAAAAATGCTGGAGGCTAATTAA
- the fmt gene encoding methionyl-tRNA formyltransferase, which produces MTKIVFMGTPDFSVPVLQRILEDGYEVIAVVTQPDRPVGRKKVLTPPPVKVEALKHGIPVYQPEKIRQSEELGQIIALQPDLIVTAAFGQILPKELLDAPRLGCINVHASLLPELRGGAPIHYSIIQGKEKTGITIMYMAEKLDAGDILTVAEVVIEEEDTVGTLHDKLSEIGSELLSQTLPKLIAGELTPIPQVDEEATFAPNIKRADEKIDWSASGEQIYNQIRGMNPWPVAFTEYESKPMKVWKAKKVNRQAEAAPGTIISVEEDGPVVATGSGSFIKITELQPSGKKKMTADVFLRGAGSKMAVNDILGVANEN; this is translated from the coding sequence ATGACGAAAATAGTATTTATGGGAACACCTGATTTTTCTGTTCCAGTCTTGCAGCGAATATTAGAGGATGGCTACGAAGTTATTGCCGTTGTGACACAGCCAGACCGCCCTGTCGGAAGAAAAAAGGTGCTCACACCTCCACCTGTTAAAGTAGAAGCATTAAAGCACGGTATTCCAGTGTATCAGCCAGAGAAAATTCGCCAATCAGAGGAATTGGGTCAAATTATCGCCTTGCAGCCAGATTTAATCGTAACTGCTGCATTTGGTCAAATTCTGCCAAAGGAACTTCTTGATGCACCAAGGCTTGGCTGTATAAATGTTCATGCCTCCCTGCTGCCTGAGCTAAGAGGCGGTGCACCAATTCATTACAGCATCATTCAAGGCAAAGAAAAAACAGGCATTACAATTATGTATATGGCGGAAAAACTTGATGCAGGAGATATTCTGACAGTTGCTGAGGTAGTGATAGAGGAAGAGGATACTGTTGGTACATTGCACGATAAATTAAGCGAAATAGGCAGTGAGCTTCTGTCGCAAACATTGCCAAAGCTGATTGCTGGTGAGTTAACACCAATCCCTCAAGTTGATGAGGAGGCTACTTTTGCACCAAATATAAAAAGAGCAGACGAAAAAATCGACTGGTCGGCATCAGGTGAGCAAATTTATAACCAAATTCGCGGGATGAATCCATGGCCAGTAGCCTTTACAGAATATGAAAGCAAACCGATGAAAGTATGGAAAGCAAAAAAGGTGAACAGACAAGCTGAAGCAGCTCCAGGTACAATAATTAGCGTGGAGGAGGACGGCCCAGTTGTTGCAACGGGAAGCGGCTCATTCATTAAGATTACCGAGCTTCAGCCATCAGGTAAGAAAAAAATGACAGCTGATGTTTTCCTTAGAGG
- the coaBC gene encoding bifunctional phosphopantothenoylcysteine decarboxylase/phosphopantothenate--cysteine ligase CoaBC, whose translation MLEGKKILLCVTGGIAVYKMCALTSKLTQKGADVKVIMSESAMQFVSPLTFKALSKNEVYTDTFDEKDPKVIAHIDLADWADLILVGPATANIIGKLANGIADNMISTTLLAATADVWIAPAMNVHMYDHPAVQKNISVLYDYGYRFINPGEGYLACGYVGKGRLEEPEIIIEHMEAHFRGEKKLLEGKTVLVTAGPTREKIDPVRFVSNHSTGKMGYSVAKQAAKMGARVILVTGPTHLTPPKEAEVFRVESAEQMYEKVMQFSSAADIIVKTAAVSDYKPVLTHEHKVKKTDGAETIAFTRTKDILMELGKHKTKQILVGFAAETKDIDKYAQDKLKRKNADMIVANNISADGAGFGTDTNIVTIFKRDGKKVELPLMTKDEVAEKILEQAYLLKENEV comes from the coding sequence TTGTTAGAAGGGAAAAAGATTCTATTATGTGTGACAGGTGGAATTGCTGTTTATAAGATGTGTGCATTAACTAGCAAGCTGACCCAAAAAGGCGCTGATGTTAAGGTTATTATGTCTGAATCAGCTATGCAATTTGTCTCCCCGCTCACATTTAAGGCGCTGTCGAAGAACGAGGTATATACAGATACTTTTGATGAAAAGGATCCAAAAGTAATTGCACATATTGATCTTGCTGACTGGGCTGATTTAATTTTGGTGGGACCTGCGACTGCTAATATTATTGGGAAATTGGCGAACGGCATCGCAGATAATATGATTTCAACTACCTTGCTTGCGGCAACCGCTGATGTTTGGATTGCCCCGGCCATGAATGTGCATATGTATGACCATCCAGCTGTTCAAAAAAACATATCCGTATTATATGACTACGGGTACCGCTTCATTAATCCGGGAGAAGGCTATTTAGCATGTGGCTATGTTGGAAAAGGCAGACTAGAGGAGCCTGAAATAATCATCGAGCATATGGAAGCCCATTTCAGAGGAGAAAAGAAGCTGCTTGAAGGGAAAACAGTATTAGTGACAGCAGGACCGACAAGAGAGAAAATAGATCCTGTACGCTTTGTATCCAATCATTCTACAGGGAAAATGGGCTATAGTGTTGCAAAGCAAGCAGCCAAAATGGGAGCAAGAGTTATTCTTGTTACAGGTCCAACACATTTGACACCACCGAAAGAAGCGGAAGTATTCCGTGTGGAAAGTGCTGAGCAAATGTATGAAAAGGTAATGCAATTCAGCAGTGCTGCCGATATTATTGTGAAAACAGCAGCTGTGAGCGACTATAAGCCAGTTTTGACACATGAGCATAAAGTGAAAAAGACGGATGGAGCAGAAACAATTGCATTTACTAGAACAAAAGATATTTTGATGGAATTAGGCAAGCACAAGACAAAGCAAATTCTGGTTGGTTTTGCTGCTGAAACTAAAGATATTGATAAGTATGCGCAAGACAAGCTAAAACGAAAAAATGCCGATATGATTGTCGCTAACAATATCAGTGCTGACGGAGCAGGGTTTGGCACAGATACAAATATTGTGACAATCTTTAAACGCGATGGCAAAAAAGTAGAGCTGCCGCTTATGACGAAGGATGAAGTAGCAGAAAAAATCCTTGAGCAAGCTTATTTATTGAAGGAAAATGAGGTATGA
- the def gene encoding peptide deformylase, whose product MSVRKIVLSPDPVLEQPCEEVTVFDKKLAKLLDDMYDTMIEFDGVGLAAPQIGISKRIAVVDIDDGSGTIELINPVLLSNAGEQTGPEGCLSFPGLFGEVSRPYTVKVQAQNRRGKMFTIEAEDFMARAILHEMDHLDGVLFTSKVTRYLEEDELEEVESQ is encoded by the coding sequence GTGTCTGTAAGAAAAATAGTACTGTCACCAGATCCGGTTTTAGAACAACCATGCGAAGAAGTGACAGTTTTTGATAAGAAATTAGCGAAATTATTAGATGATATGTATGATACAATGATAGAATTTGACGGAGTTGGGCTTGCAGCACCACAAATCGGTATTAGCAAACGGATTGCGGTTGTTGATATTGATGATGGCTCTGGGACAATTGAGCTTATTAATCCTGTTTTATTATCAAACGCGGGAGAGCAGACAGGCCCAGAAGGGTGCTTGAGTTTTCCAGGACTTTTCGGGGAAGTAAGCAGACCATATACAGTTAAAGTTCAAGCACAAAACCGCAGAGGGAAAATGTTTACAATCGAAGCAGAGGATTTTATGGCAAGAGCAATCCTTCACGAGATGGATCATTTGGACGGGGTTTTGTTTACATCAAAAGTAACTCGTTATTTAGAAGAAGACGAACTTGAAGAGGTGGAGAGCCAATGA
- the priA gene encoding primosomal protein N' gives MSVAKVIVDVPAKQTDRPFDYLIPEHLEEVIQPGMRVIVPFGPRKVQGFVESVGATSSFKSLKKVSEPMDVVPVLNEELLLLGDWLSKTTLCYKISAYQAMLPPALKAKYERKLKLVSENANFMLPDGLKQLFASERSVQWDEAVKLASIHTIQKLVKDGVVEVHYEVQSKGKKKKTKHIIPLMSAKEMLSYAESLTKQASKQKQVIEYFVHNREPIEQRQLLESLNISSSAIKGLVERQVLAEKNLEIYRDPYEQRQFAKTEPLPLTGEQSTAIAPIHAAIRNEKHEVFLLYGVTGSGKTEVYLQSIQNVLEKGEEAIVLVPEIALTPQMVNRFKGRFGDQVAVLHSGLSVGEKYDEWRKIQRKEVKVVVGARSAIFAPFENLGIIIIDEEHEMTYKQEENPRYHARDAAIERGKIHNCPVVLGSATPALESFARAHKGVYTLLSLPSRMNNRPLPEVEIVDMRDELKEGNRSMFSRVLLEKLKDRIEKQEQTVLFLNKRGHSSFVMCRDCGYVVKCPHCDISLTYHRYSNQMKCHYCGYEDQTPLQCPECNSEHIRYFGTGTQKVEEELTKVLPEAKVIRMDVDTTSRKGSHEKLLKEFQDGNADILLGTQMIAKGLDFPRITLVGVLSADTMLHLPDFRSSEKTFQLLTQVSGRAGRHELTGEVIFQTYTPEHYSIELASLQDYDRFYQSEMMIRRNHSYPPYYFITLITVSHEELMKTVAVTEQITKVVRHKLSPKTVVLGPVASPISRIKNRYRYQCLIKYKQEPNLKEVLKSILDHYQGEISSNGLQISIDVNPYILM, from the coding sequence ATGAGTGTTGCAAAGGTAATTGTGGACGTACCTGCAAAGCAAACGGACAGGCCATTCGACTACTTAATACCAGAGCATTTAGAAGAAGTCATTCAACCGGGAATGCGCGTTATTGTCCCGTTCGGACCGCGGAAGGTGCAAGGCTTTGTAGAATCTGTCGGGGCAACGTCATCTTTTAAATCTTTAAAAAAAGTCAGTGAACCGATGGATGTTGTACCTGTATTAAATGAAGAGCTGCTACTACTTGGAGATTGGCTTTCTAAAACGACATTATGCTATAAAATCTCTGCCTATCAAGCAATGCTGCCGCCTGCATTAAAGGCCAAATATGAACGAAAGCTTAAGCTTGTTAGCGAGAATGCTAACTTCATGCTGCCAGATGGGCTAAAGCAGCTTTTTGCTAGTGAGCGATCGGTACAATGGGATGAGGCGGTTAAGCTTGCTTCTATTCATACCATTCAAAAGCTGGTGAAAGATGGCGTTGTAGAAGTCCATTATGAAGTTCAATCAAAAGGGAAAAAGAAAAAAACAAAGCATATAATTCCGCTAATGAGTGCAAAGGAAATGCTGAGCTATGCTGAGTCACTGACCAAACAAGCAAGTAAGCAAAAACAGGTGATTGAGTATTTTGTCCATAACAGGGAACCGATTGAACAAAGGCAATTGCTTGAAAGCTTGAATATTTCAAGCTCTGCCATTAAAGGCCTTGTGGAAAGGCAGGTTCTTGCTGAAAAAAATCTTGAGATATACCGTGACCCATATGAACAGAGACAGTTTGCCAAAACAGAACCGCTGCCGTTGACAGGTGAACAATCTACAGCGATTGCTCCCATTCATGCAGCCATTAGAAATGAGAAGCATGAAGTTTTTCTACTATACGGCGTAACAGGTAGTGGTAAAACAGAGGTGTACCTGCAGTCCATCCAAAACGTGCTCGAAAAAGGCGAAGAAGCAATTGTTTTAGTTCCGGAAATTGCGTTAACTCCCCAAATGGTAAACAGGTTTAAAGGTCGCTTTGGAGATCAGGTAGCTGTCCTGCACAGTGGTTTATCTGTCGGAGAAAAATATGACGAATGGAGAAAAATTCAGCGCAAAGAAGTGAAGGTAGTAGTTGGTGCCAGATCGGCTATATTTGCTCCATTTGAAAATCTTGGAATCATCATCATTGATGAGGAGCACGAGATGACATATAAACAAGAGGAAAATCCAAGATATCATGCAAGAGATGCAGCCATTGAAAGAGGAAAAATTCATAACTGTCCGGTTGTCCTTGGAAGTGCAACACCTGCCCTTGAAAGCTTTGCAAGGGCGCATAAGGGAGTTTATACGTTATTGTCCCTTCCAAGCAGAATGAATAACAGACCATTGCCGGAAGTGGAAATCGTCGATATGCGAGATGAGCTTAAAGAAGGAAATCGCTCCATGTTCTCAAGAGTCCTCCTTGAAAAACTGAAGGATCGGATCGAGAAACAAGAGCAAACGGTGTTATTCTTGAATAAACGCGGACATTCTTCTTTTGTCATGTGTCGTGATTGTGGTTATGTGGTAAAATGTCCACATTGTGACATTAGCCTGACATACCATCGTTATAGCAACCAAATGAAATGCCATTACTGTGGATATGAGGACCAGACACCGCTGCAGTGTCCAGAATGCAATAGTGAGCATATCCGCTATTTCGGTACAGGAACGCAAAAGGTGGAGGAAGAGCTTACGAAAGTCCTTCCAGAAGCAAAAGTTATTCGCATGGATGTTGATACGACTAGCCGCAAGGGCTCACACGAAAAGCTGCTCAAAGAGTTTCAAGACGGAAACGCCGACATATTGCTTGGCACACAAATGATTGCAAAAGGGTTGGACTTCCCTAGAATCACTCTAGTTGGTGTGCTTTCAGCAGATACCATGCTTCATTTACCTGATTTCCGGTCATCTGAAAAAACATTTCAGCTTTTAACCCAAGTAAGCGGACGGGCTGGCAGGCATGAATTGACTGGTGAGGTGATTTTTCAGACATACACGCCAGAGCATTACAGCATTGAATTGGCAAGTCTGCAGGATTACGACCGTTTTTATCAAAGTGAGATGATGATAAGAAGAAACCACTCCTATCCTCCTTACTATTTTATAACTCTCATAACCGTCAGCCATGAGGAACTGATGAAGACAGTTGCTGTAACAGAGCAAATCACAAAGGTTGTAAGGCATAAGCTTTCTCCAAAAACGGTGGTTTTAGGACCAGTTGCTTCCCCTATTTCCAGAATAAAAAATAGATATCGGTACCAGTGTCTGATAAAATACAAACAGGAACCAAACTTAAAAGAAGTACTAAAGTCAATTTTAGACCATTATCAAGGTGAAATTAGTTCAAATGGTTTACAAATTTCGATTGATGTTAATCCTTATATACTAATGTAG
- a CDS encoding YicC/YloC family endoribonuclease, with translation MVKSMTGYGAGSRKGNGISIIAEMKTVNHRFCEQIVRMPKQYLTLEDAVKKLISQYIHRGRAEVFITIVGDKAKNQKMVVDWQLLDEYYRVLEEMRARFTIKEPVSVSELLENKDCFQLVDDPVNVEEIESMLLEAVKEAAIQLAAMREAEGRELKTNILALLQSVHQVTDKVNHLAPKVAESYRDKLKAKLESYTSGLVDESRLLTEVAIFAEKADINEELVRLYSHIHQFASIIEESEPVGRRLDFLLQEMNREVNTIGSKGNAADIASAVVDLKSSLEKMKEQVQNIE, from the coding sequence ATGGTGAAAAGCATGACAGGCTATGGAGCAGGTTCACGAAAGGGTAATGGTATTTCCATTATTGCTGAAATGAAGACAGTCAATCATCGGTTTTGCGAACAGATTGTTCGAATGCCTAAGCAATATTTGACACTGGAAGATGCAGTGAAAAAGTTAATCTCGCAATATATACATAGAGGCAGGGCTGAGGTGTTCATTACGATTGTTGGCGATAAAGCCAAAAATCAAAAGATGGTGGTTGACTGGCAATTGCTTGATGAGTATTATCGGGTGCTTGAGGAAATGAGAGCAAGGTTCACAATTAAGGAACCGGTATCGGTAAGTGAGCTATTGGAAAACAAAGATTGCTTTCAACTAGTGGATGATCCTGTAAATGTGGAAGAGATTGAGTCGATGCTTCTAGAAGCCGTTAAGGAAGCAGCAATCCAGCTTGCAGCGATGAGAGAAGCAGAAGGCAGGGAATTAAAGACAAATATCCTTGCACTCCTGCAGAGCGTCCATCAAGTTACAGACAAGGTAAATCATCTTGCTCCAAAGGTGGCTGAGTCATATCGAGATAAATTAAAGGCGAAGCTTGAAAGCTATACTTCAGGACTCGTTGATGAAAGCAGATTGTTGACAGAGGTGGCGATATTCGCCGAAAAAGCCGATATTAATGAAGAATTGGTGCGCTTGTATAGCCATATCCATCAATTTGCTTCTATAATAGAAGAATCTGAACCTGTTGGCAGAAGACTTGATTTTCTTTTGCAGGAGATGAACAGGGAAGTTAATACCATTGGTTCAAAAGGCAATGCAGCAGATATAGCTTCGGCCGTAGTCGACCTGAAAAGCTCCTTGGAAAAAATGAAGGAGCAAGTTCAAAACATTGAATAA
- the rpoZ gene encoding DNA-directed RNA polymerase subunit omega — protein sequence MLNPSIDSLLTKIDSKYSLVSVAAKRARKLQLNEKLQLDKYISHKNVGKALEEINQDQLTYRVIDSADNE from the coding sequence ATGTTAAATCCATCTATTGATTCATTGTTGACAAAAATTGATTCTAAATATTCTTTAGTGTCTGTTGCGGCAAAAAGAGCAAGAAAGCTTCAGTTAAACGAAAAGCTTCAATTGGATAAGTATATTTCCCATAAAAACGTAGGAAAAGCATTAGAGGAAATCAATCAAGATCAGCTGACATACCGTGTAATCGATTCAGCGGATAATGAATAA